A genome region from Cataglyphis hispanica isolate Lineage 1 chromosome 26, ULB_Chis1_1.0, whole genome shotgun sequence includes the following:
- the LOC126858614 gene encoding centrosomal protein 20 isoform X1, translating to MLHIINITKSRIMAYLTTVRESLKADGDLDRMKAEMRTEVIKLLDCSSKENKKIVKPSHDIILLNELVREYLDWMGYKYSSTVFIAECDLPKHSLDRTLLAQSLGVKDNEKSRNLPLLCGLVQTFTNLKNT from the exons ATgttgcatattataaatattacgaaatcAAGGATTATGGCATATTTGACAA CTGTAAGGGAATCACTAAAGGCTGATGGAGACCTTGATCGTATGAAAGCAGAAATGCGTACAGAAGTGATAAAGCTACTAGATTGCTCCAGTaaagagaataagaaaattgttaaACCCTCCCACGATATTATATTGCTCAATGAACTTGTTAGGGAGTATTTGGATTGGATGGGATATAAATATAGCTCTACTGTATTTATTGCag AATGTGATCTCCCAAAGCATTCCTTGGATCGTACACTTCTTGCACAGAGTCTAGGAGTAAAAGACAATGAAAAAAGCAGGAACTTACCACTGCTCTGTGGTCTTGTGCAAACATTtactaatttgaaaaatacctaa
- the LOC126858614 gene encoding centrosomal protein 20 isoform X2, producing the protein MATEKDLVNAVRESLKADGDLDRMKAEMRTEVIKLLDCSSKENKKIVKPSHDIILLNELVREYLDWMGYKYSSTVFIAECDLPKHSLDRTLLAQSLGVKDNEKSRNLPLLCGLVQTFTNLKNT; encoded by the exons ATGGCGACGGAGAAGGATTTAGTAAATG CTGTAAGGGAATCACTAAAGGCTGATGGAGACCTTGATCGTATGAAAGCAGAAATGCGTACAGAAGTGATAAAGCTACTAGATTGCTCCAGTaaagagaataagaaaattgttaaACCCTCCCACGATATTATATTGCTCAATGAACTTGTTAGGGAGTATTTGGATTGGATGGGATATAAATATAGCTCTACTGTATTTATTGCag AATGTGATCTCCCAAAGCATTCCTTGGATCGTACACTTCTTGCACAGAGTCTAGGAGTAAAAGACAATGAAAAAAGCAGGAACTTACCACTGCTCTGTGGTCTTGTGCAAACATTtactaatttgaaaaatacctaa
- the LOC126858590 gene encoding LOW QUALITY PROTEIN: uncharacterized protein LOC126858590 (The sequence of the model RefSeq protein was modified relative to this genomic sequence to represent the inferred CDS: inserted 1 base in 1 codon) → MIYTEINNKYFSLNRILLLLIGLWPYQQSNLTRFQFIFLSSILMTNVIFQCTIFVSQKCTPDLAIKVLSSVFXFAVFVVKYNLFYLKIKIMKDILGQLLHVCNKLREANEIAIINKYGCNAKHYTVALTILVVCNISAFIVASFWSDIIVILSSNASRSHHLLIATEHFINQEKYFYLILLHNIASLCIGMIAMLAIGTMFIAYLQYTCGMFKIASYRIECAMNVNMLQNINSKKNILILNNLICAVDIHRKAMKLSTLLLSNCQAMMFCLIIFEIGAVSLNLFRIFQIFSSSEMDVKELIMPFIYATVAILYMFLSNSIGQTIINYNHQVFVTVYNVRWYVAPLHLQKMILFLLQRNSRNFALNVGGLFVASIECFATLVKTSVSYFTVIYSTR, encoded by the exons ATGATCTACACCGAgattaacaataagtatttCAGTCTGAATAGGATTCTTTTACTCCTTATTGGCTTGTGGCCTTATCAACAATCGAATCTTACtcgatttcaatttattttcctgTCTAGTATTCTGATGACGAATGTTATATTTCAG tgTACAATATTTGTCTCACAAAAATGTACTCCGGATCTCGCTATCAAAGTTCTATCTTCCGTAT TCTTTGCTGTCTTTGTGGTAAAATACAACTTGTTCTatcttaaaatcaaaatt ATGAAGGATATATTGGGACAACTATTGCATGTATGTAATAAGTTAAGAGAGGCAAATGAAATTgctattataaacaaatatggaTGTAATGCCAAGCATTATACCGTTGCACTTACAA tactTGTCGTTTGCAACATATCGGCTTTTATCGTTGCATCATTTTGGTCggatattatcgttattttatcGTCAAACGCATCTCGATCACATCATCTATTGATAGCAAcggaacattttattaatcaagagaaatatttttatttgatactgCTGCACAACATTGCATCACTATGCATCGGAATGATTGCAATGTTAGCGATAGGAACAATGTTTATCGCGTATCTTCAGTATACTTGTGGAATGTTTAAAATTGCCAG ctaTCGTATCGAATGCGCAATGAACGTCAACAtgctacaaaatattaattctaaaaaaaatattttgatattaaataatttaatttgcgctGTGGACATTCATCGAAAAGCCATGAA attgtcAACTCTGTTGCTATCCAATTGTCAAGCAATGATGTTTTGTTTGATAATCTTTGAAATAGGCGCCGTGAGCCTCAATTTATTTCGA atttttcagattttttcatCATCCGAAATGGATGTCAAAGAATTGATAATGCCCTTTATATATGCAACTGTCGCTATCTTGTATATGTTTCTATCCAACTCTATCGGTCAGaccataataaattacaatcatCAAGTATTTGTTACTGT GTATAACGTTCGGTGGTATGTAGCTCCATTACATCTACAAAAAATGATACTATTCCTGTTACAAAgaaattcaagaaattttgCTTTGAACGTCGGTGGACTGTTTGTTGCATCTATAGAGTGTTTTGCTACG CTCGTGAAGACATCAGTATCTTATTTTACAGTTATATATTCTACGCGATAA
- the LOC126858588 gene encoding LOW QUALITY PROTEIN: blood vessel epicardial substance-like (The sequence of the model RefSeq protein was modified relative to this genomic sequence to represent the inferred CDS: inserted 2 bases in 2 codons), whose product MWICFDPTESRVGWGTSISFVVLLYWTSITIDASLTNAAASNVPHSTVTSDVSLPSSAHHDNDECRNVTTDNREGTGLSVVSHGSGYPHSPIVPPSFLYGALTCQPYQGIYVNHIYFQLANAFFLLSHLAPSGIHGVLYLRCTLLVGCAFLALWGWTIACWLDAALWNALFVTINFVHVCTLLYKLRPIKFTREIEEVYIAVFQPLRVSRHQFRKVLNCMKVIRQLKYQEVYAQEKVTKVDSLSLVLSGKLVVSQSGRALHIVFPHQFLDSPEWFGVSTDEYFQVSITAMEESRILLWHRDKLKLSIISDQFLQAVFDHILGRDVVKKLMQVSETMAASNHQQQNGQIIGLGGIXALENDADTKLFVXKKTGDSQGITALISRQLQAAGDPNAWRLGRIEETDHETPV is encoded by the exons ATGTGGATCTGCTTCGACCCAACAGAAAGCCGAGTAGGCTGGGGTACTTCCATTTCGTTTGTTGTGCTTCTATACTGGACCTCCATTACTATCGATGCTAGTTTAACGAATGCAGCCGCATCCAATGTCCCACATAGTACCGTTACGTCTGACGTATCGCTACCATCGTCGGCACACCATGATAACGACGAATGCAGGAATGTGACCACTGACAATAGAGAGG GTACTGGACTGTCAGTGGTCAGCCATGGATCCGGTTATCCTCATTCGCCGATAGTGCCTCCATCTTTTCTGTACGGAGCTCTTACCTGCCAACCCTATCAAGGAATTTATGTCAACCACATCTACTTTCAACTTGCAAATGCCTTCTTCCTATTGTCACACCTTGCACCAAGCGGCATACATGGTGTACTTTATTTAAGGTGCACTCTACTTGTGGGTTGTGCCTTTCTTGCTTTGTGGGGCTGGACAATAGCTTGCTGGCTGGATGCTGCTCTCTGGAATGCTCTCTTTGTTACCATCAACTTCGTCCATGTATGCACGCTTCTTTACAAGCTCAGGCCTATCAAGTTTACAAGGGAAATTGAAGAG GTATACATTGCAGTGTTCCAGCCATTAAGGGTTTCTCGTCATCAATTcagaaaagtattaaattgtatGAAGGTCATTCGCCAGTTGAAATATCAAGAAGTTTATGCACAAGAAAAAGTGACCAAAGTTGATTCTTTATCATTGGTGCTGTCGGGAAA ACTAGTTGTTTCACAAAGTGGAAGAGCATTGCATATTGTCTTCCCACATCAGTTCCTGGATTCTCCAGAATGGTTTGGTGTTTCAACAGACGAATATTTCCAG gtaTCAATAACAGCTATGGAAGaatcaagaatattattatggcATAGGGACAAACTAAAATTAAGCATAATTAGCGATCAATTCCTGCAGGCAGTGTTTGATCACATTTTGGGAAGAGATGTAGTTAAGAAATTGATGCAG GTCAGTGAAACAATGGCTGCTAGCAATCATCAGCAGCAAAATGGACAGATAATTGGTTTGGGTGGAA GAGCCTTAGAAAATGATGCTGATACAAAACTTTTTG GTAAAAAGACTGGTGACAGTCAAGGCATTACTGCTCTCATTAGTCGTCAACTCCAag CGGCAGGAGATCCAAATGCTTGGAGATTGGGAAGAATTGAAGAGACTGATCATGAAACACCTGTTTAA